One segment of Erigeron canadensis isolate Cc75 chromosome 2, C_canadensis_v1, whole genome shotgun sequence DNA contains the following:
- the LOC122589016 gene encoding 2-oxoglutarate-dependent dioxygenase DAO-like, giving the protein MGANNINGDTSIPVIDLQDFPNQSSKLLAACEEWGCFRLLNFNEILPKTLMLEMQAVARLLCDLPEEIKGRNIDHEVPEDGYAAPSPKYPLYEAIGLQDLTSARGVELFCSQLDAAPQQRETIRKYAEAIDEIAREIVKKIGESLGVKSENLKFENWKFKSRINKYHFTPQSFGSLGAPVHTDSGILTLVHDDEAGVGGLEAMSPSGDFVPFDPWPGTLSILIADMATVWSNGRFRNVRHRIVSKDGKSRVSVTSFVTGLAEILEPLPDLVDDHHPRLFIPIDCQGYRKLRYSKNLHDGEALALLQPDHIQT; this is encoded by the exons ATGGGTGCCAACAATATTAACGGTGATACAAGTATTCCGGTGATCGATCTGCAGGATTTCCCAAACCAATCATCGAAATTGTTAGCTGCGTGTGAAGAGTGGGGCTGTTTTAGGCTGCTCAACTTCAATGAAATACTTCCTAAGACACTGATGCTGGAGATGCAGGCGGTGGCCCGGTTACTTTGTGATTTACCGGAGGAGATCAAGGGCCGGAACATCGACCACGAAGTCCCCGAAGATGGATATGCTGCTCCGTCGCCCAAATACCCATTGTACGAGGCGATAGGATTGCAGGACTTAACGTCAGCTCGTGGTGTTGAACTTTTTTGCTCGCAGTTGGATGCGGCGCCTCAGCAAAG AGAGACGATTAGGAAATATGCTGAAGCTATAGATGAGATTGCTAGGGAGATCGTAAAGAAAATAGGTGAAAGCTTAGGGGTGAAAAGTGAAAACTTGAAATTCGAGAATTGGAAATTTAAAAGCAGGATAAACAAATACCATTTCACCCCTCAAAGTTTTGGAAGCTTGGGTGCGCCGGTGCATACAGACTCTGGTATCCTCACCCTCGTCCATGATGATGAGGCAGGCGTTGGTGGTTTAGAAGCTATGAGTCCCTCAGGCGACTTCGTCCCCTTCGATCCATGGCCCGGCACCCTTTCTATTCTCATTGCTGACATGGCAACG GTGTGGAGCAATGGAAGATTTCGCAATGTTAGGCACAGGATTGTAAGCAAAGATGGAAAGTCACGGGTGTCGGTTACATCGTTCGTTACAGGACTAGCTGAGATACTTGAACCGTTACCAGACCTTGTGGACGATCATCACCCTCGCTTGTTCATCCCTATCGATTGTCAAGGCTACAGGAAACTGAGGTACTCAAAGAATTTGCACGATGGTGAAGCTCTTGCGCTCTTGCAACCTGACCACATTCAAACTTGA